A single window of Vibrio sp. SCSIO 43137 DNA harbors:
- the tcdA gene encoding tRNA cyclic N6-threonylcarbamoyladenosine(37) synthase TcdA, which yields MRELTTPASDSYEQRFGGTRRLYGNQEVEILRAAHVCVIGIGGVGSWAAEALARTGIGEITLIDMDDVCVTNINRQIHAMSGTVGQSKIEVMEQRIALINPECKVNLIDDFITPDNISEYVTTEFDYVLDAIDSIKPKAALLAYCKRNKIKVITTGGAGGQVDPTQIQVADLARTIQDPLAKKLKDNLRRFYNFSKNPQRKFAIECVFSTEQLKYPQADGTVCATKSTAEGPKRMDCASGFGAATVVTATFGFVAVSRIVAKLIEKHSK from the coding sequence ATGCGCGAACTTACCACTCCAGCTTCAGATAGCTATGAACAACGATTTGGCGGCACCAGAAGGCTTTATGGCAATCAGGAAGTTGAGATTCTTCGTGCGGCTCATGTCTGTGTGATTGGTATAGGCGGGGTAGGTTCATGGGCAGCGGAAGCGTTAGCCAGAACCGGCATCGGTGAAATTACCTTAATTGATATGGATGATGTTTGTGTTACTAACATAAACCGTCAGATTCATGCCATGTCGGGCACCGTGGGCCAGAGCAAAATAGAGGTAATGGAGCAGCGAATAGCTCTGATTAACCCTGAGTGTAAAGTTAACTTAATTGATGACTTTATTACCCCGGACAATATCAGTGAGTATGTAACAACTGAGTTTGATTATGTACTGGATGCCATTGATAGCATTAAACCTAAAGCAGCGTTACTGGCCTACTGTAAAAGAAATAAAATAAAAGTGATTACAACCGGCGGCGCAGGCGGACAGGTAGACCCGACTCAGATTCAGGTGGCTGATCTGGCACGTACCATTCAGGATCCATTGGCGAAAAAGCTGAAAGACAATCTTCGTCGCTTTTATAACTTTAGTAAAAACCCTCAACGTAAGTTTGCTATTGAATGTGTATTCTCTACTGAACAACTGAAATACCCTCAGGCGGACGGCACTGTTTGTGCGACAAAATCGACCGCAGAAGGTCCGAAGCGAATGGATTGTGCCAGTGGTTTCGGTGCTGCAACGGTTGTTACTGCAACCTTTGGTTTTGTGGCTGTTTCCCGTATTGTCGCTAAACTAATCGAAAAACATAGCAAATAA